CAAAGAAGAAAAGAGTTAGTGGCTGAATACCAGCAACGTCCGCGGCGAATGGGGATTTATCAAATTTGCAACATGGAGAATAGTAAGATTTTTATTGGGAGTAGCTATAATTTGCATGGAGCGTTGAATAAAGAAACATTCCTGCTTAATACAGGACTACACAGTATAACCGGATTGCAAGAGGAATGGAATGCCTATGGCGAGAATGCGTTCAGACTAGATATACTTGATGAGATCAAGCTTGCAGAGGGGGAATCTCTTATGGGTATGGTCCCTGTTAATGTACCGGTGAATCATCCATCTGTTAAGAAATACAAGGATGAACTCCAACTTATGCAGCAAATGTGGCTCGATAAATTACAACCTTATGATGACAAAGGATACCACGATCGCCCAGTAAATGAGTCATAATTTGCTTCAATAATGTAACCGGGATTGTAACCTTATTTAAAATCTCCCTCGATATAATATAGAGAGTTATATAGATAATATTGGAAGGCGTGATCTATGTGAATAAGGTTATGAAGTGGAGTGCTGCGGCAA
The nucleotide sequence above comes from Paenibacillus sp. IHBB 10380. Encoded proteins:
- a CDS encoding GIY-YIG nuclease family protein, which gives rise to MEVVIGLKGSLNHTKAGEKGSRQMDHQRRKELVAEYQQRPRRMGIYQICNMENSKIFIGSSYNLHGALNKETFLLNTGLHSITGLQEEWNAYGENAFRLDILDEIKLAEGESLMGMVPVNVPVNHPSVKKYKDELQLMQQMWLDKLQPYDDKGYHDRPVNES